Proteins encoded together in one Lachnospiraceae bacterium JLR.KK008 window:
- a CDS encoding ATP-grasp domain-containing protein: MNILIASCGTRNKIVQYFREALQGRGKVVATDCSVNAPALYEADCHYIVPRITEEGYLDVLYDICRKEQITGVLSLIDPELSLLALHEREFRELGVTVIGSSYALCERTLDKWEMYRWLEGHGYQCARSYMDVEAFVRDEKAGLISYPVFVKPARGSASLGISKAFDEETVRLLVSHGEGMMIQQFLDGQEIGADCYIDLISGRPVSVFTKKKLVMRAGETDKSVSFQDEELFALIERFITEAGFRGQIDIDIFDLGGTYYISEVNPRFGGGYPHAYACGVNHMELICRNLEGRENESITGNYEEGLIMMKYNEIMVRKDSQDNS; the protein is encoded by the coding sequence ATGAACATATTGATTGCAAGCTGCGGAACAAGAAATAAAATCGTACAGTATTTCAGAGAGGCGTTACAGGGAAGGGGAAAAGTCGTGGCTACCGATTGCAGCGTCAATGCGCCGGCCCTGTATGAGGCAGACTGCCATTATATTGTTCCCCGGATTACGGAAGAGGGATATTTGGATGTATTATATGACATCTGCCGGAAGGAGCAGATCACGGGGGTGCTCTCACTGATTGATCCCGAACTTTCTCTGCTGGCTTTGCATGAGCGGGAATTCCGGGAGCTGGGTGTGACGGTGATCGGCAGTTCTTATGCGCTGTGCGAGCGGACATTGGATAAGTGGGAGATGTATCGATGGCTGGAAGGCCATGGCTATCAATGTGCCCGCTCTTATATGGATGTGGAGGCGTTTGTGAGGGACGAGAAAGCGGGACTGATTTCTTATCCGGTTTTTGTGAAGCCGGCCAGGGGAAGCGCCAGCCTTGGCATCTCCAAAGCCTTTGACGAAGAAACGGTGCGTTTGCTCGTAAGCCACGGCGAGGGGATGATGATCCAGCAGTTTCTGGACGGGCAGGAGATCGGCGCGGACTGTTATATCGATCTGATCAGTGGCAGGCCGGTCTCAGTCTTTACGAAGAAGAAGCTGGTCATGCGGGCCGGAGAGACGGACAAGAGCGTATCCTTTCAGGACGAAGAGCTGTTTGCCCTGATTGAACGGTTTATCACGGAAGCGGGGTTCCGGGGGCAGATTGATATTGATATTTTCGATTTGGGCGGAACCTATTATATTTCCGAGGTCAACCCGCGATTTGGCGGCGGGTATCCTCATGCTTACGCCTGTGGGGTGAATCATATGGAGCTGATCTGCCGCAATCTGGAGGGCAGAGAGAATGAAAGCATAACAGGCAACTATGAGGAAGGCCTGATTATGATGAAATACAATGAGATCATGGTGCGGAAGGACAGTCAGGACAATTCATGA
- a CDS encoding nucleotide sugar dehydrogenase translates to MSLYEKLVNREEKLSLVGLGYVGMPIAVAFSRKIDVIGFDLNRKKIELYQNGIDPTGEVGNEAIAGCNVRFTDDESSLKEAKFHIVAVPTPVNADHTPDLTPVEGASRILGRNLTKGSVVVFESTVYPGVTEEICVPILEQESSLVCGVDFKIGYSPERINPGDKVHRLETITKIVSGMDAETLEEIAHVYELVVDAGVHRAQSIKVAEAAKVIENSQRDINIAFMNELSIIFNKMGIDTKSVLEAAGTKWNFLKFFPGLVGGHCIGVDPYYLTYKAEQLGYHSQIILSGRRINDDMGKYVAESLVKHLIRADIPVKGARVAIFGFTFKENCPDTRNTKVIDIVNELKEYGIEPLITDPVADRDEAQREYGISFVEESEIRDLDAMILAVSHQQYETLTMERLDRLYGTKGRKKVLADIKGVLDRDTYEKAGYLYWRL, encoded by the coding sequence ATGAGCTTATATGAAAAACTGGTAAACAGAGAAGAAAAACTGTCTCTGGTAGGTCTTGGCTATGTGGGGATGCCGATTGCCGTCGCTTTTTCCAGAAAGATTGATGTCATCGGCTTTGATCTGAACAGAAAGAAGATTGAGCTGTATCAAAATGGCATTGATCCTACAGGCGAGGTGGGCAACGAGGCGATCGCCGGGTGTAATGTCCGCTTTACGGATGATGAGAGCAGTCTGAAAGAGGCCAAATTTCATATCGTGGCGGTACCGACGCCGGTCAACGCGGACCATACACCGGATCTGACGCCGGTGGAAGGGGCCAGCCGTATTCTCGGACGTAATCTGACGAAAGGTTCTGTTGTTGTCTTTGAGTCGACTGTTTATCCGGGTGTGACAGAAGAGATCTGTGTGCCGATTCTGGAACAGGAATCGAGCCTTGTCTGCGGCGTCGACTTTAAGATTGGCTATTCTCCGGAGCGGATCAATCCCGGTGATAAGGTGCACAGGCTGGAGACAATCACCAAGATCGTGTCCGGTATGGATGCGGAGACGCTGGAAGAAATTGCGCATGTCTATGAGCTTGTCGTGGACGCCGGCGTGCACCGGGCGCAGTCGATTAAAGTTGCCGAGGCGGCCAAAGTAATCGAAAACAGTCAGCGTGACATCAATATCGCCTTTATGAATGAACTCTCGATTATCTTTAACAAAATGGGCATCGACACAAAATCCGTGCTGGAAGCAGCGGGGACAAAATGGAATTTCCTGAAGTTCTTTCCCGGGCTTGTAGGCGGGCACTGTATCGGCGTTGACCCTTATTATCTGACATATAAGGCGGAACAGCTCGGCTATCATTCGCAGATCATATTGTCTGGGCGGCGGATCAATGACGATATGGGTAAATATGTGGCTGAAAGCCTTGTAAAACATCTGATCAGGGCCGATATTCCGGTTAAGGGAGCCAGAGTCGCTATTTTCGGTTTTACGTTCAAGGAGAACTGTCCGGATACGAGAAATACCAAAGTGATCGACATTGTCAATGAACTGAAAGAATATGGCATCGAACCGTTGATTACTGATCCGGTGGCTGACAGAGACGAGGCGCAGCGGGAGTATGGCATTTCGTTTGTGGAAGAGTCGGAAATCCGCGATCTGGATGCAATGATTCTGGCTGTCTCCCATCAGCAATATGAAACGCTGACAATGGAACGGCTGGACAGGCTGTACGGCACGAAGGGCCGGAAAAAAGTGCTCGCGGACATTAAAGGCGTGCTTGACCGGGATACGTATGAGAAAGCCGGGTATCTTTACTGGAGATTGTAG
- a CDS encoding glycosyltransferase family 39 protein, translating to MRMEYNLTGKQKKGVLAAFAVLFFLVYLSLCFNNNIWTDEAFTIELLKSDVAGILHGTASDVHPPLYYLIAKCFTGMFGSSLLSLKLVSIIPMLLCMTWGAGVVWKQFGFHAALLFQLFLGVIPCTMEYAVQVRMYSWAIFFVTFMSLWAYEAYTERKWRHFAGVVLTSAAAAYTHYFAFVSAIWIYGFLFLALAFTDWRELRKWLVSVAASVVIFLPWLPYMELQVKGVSRNYWIEEITGETVREFIPFLFGMDIPWSAGIWFCLLLAGIVLSAGRIVIQRERKEGAYSLLLLAVPILTAVTGIVISNLMRPVFIVRYLLPCMGLVALALAVTLARYADRKVFLALLLFLLCTGAVDYKRSVYLEYEWTHTAQTEAFLAEHVKENDIIAYNYESYKFIYDCYWDDSQKVLWQDIDLGQADYDTIWLLDTIYWPTPTDDYLAQYGWQRTFMGNYGIEHNDFKIYGITRIGADVPESEDS from the coding sequence ATGAGAATGGAATATAATCTGACGGGAAAGCAGAAAAAAGGGGTTCTGGCAGCTTTTGCAGTTCTCTTTTTCCTTGTGTATCTTTCCTTATGTTTTAACAACAATATATGGACGGACGAGGCGTTTACGATAGAGCTCCTGAAATCGGATGTTGCGGGCATTTTACACGGCACCGCGTCCGACGTGCATCCGCCGCTCTATTATCTGATTGCCAAATGTTTTACGGGCATGTTTGGCAGCAGCCTGCTCTCGCTGAAGCTGGTGTCGATCATCCCGATGCTGCTTTGTATGACATGGGGCGCAGGTGTTGTATGGAAGCAATTTGGCTTTCATGCGGCGCTTTTGTTCCAGCTTTTTCTGGGGGTCATACCCTGTACGATGGAATATGCGGTGCAGGTGAGAATGTACTCCTGGGCGATTTTCTTTGTCACGTTTATGAGTCTGTGGGCTTATGAGGCGTATACGGAGCGGAAATGGCGGCATTTTGCCGGTGTTGTCCTCACCTCCGCGGCGGCTGCATATACCCACTATTTTGCCTTCGTCTCCGCCATATGGATCTATGGTTTTCTCTTTCTCGCGCTCGCCTTCACAGACTGGAGGGAGCTGCGTAAATGGCTTGTCTCTGTGGCGGCGTCTGTCGTTATCTTTCTCCCCTGGCTGCCCTATATGGAGCTGCAGGTCAAAGGGGTATCGAGAAACTACTGGATTGAGGAGATCACAGGCGAAACGGTCCGGGAGTTTATTCCGTTTTTATTCGGCATGGATATACCGTGGTCTGCAGGCATCTGGTTTTGTCTGCTTCTGGCGGGTATCGTATTGTCCGCAGGAAGGATCGTGATACAGAGGGAGAGAAAAGAAGGGGCCTACTCCCTTCTTTTGCTGGCGGTTCCCATATTGACCGCAGTGACGGGCATCGTCATTTCCAATCTGATGAGGCCGGTCTTTATCGTGCGTTATCTGCTGCCGTGTATGGGGCTGGTGGCGCTGGCGCTGGCCGTTACTTTGGCCAGATATGCGGACAGAAAGGTGTTTCTGGCGCTGCTTTTGTTTCTACTCTGCACCGGGGCCGTAGATTATAAACGGTCTGTCTATCTGGAATATGAGTGGACGCATACGGCGCAGACGGAGGCGTTTCTGGCGGAGCATGTGAAAGAGAACGACATCATTGCCTATAATTATGAGAGTTATAAATTTATTTATGACTGTTACTGGGATGATTCGCAGAAAGTATTGTGGCAGGACATTGATCTTGGCCAGGCGGACTATGATACGATCTGGCTTTTGGATACAATCTACTGGCCGACGCCGACGGATGATTATCTGGCGCAATATGGCTGGCAGCGTACTTTTATGGGAAACTATGGGATCGAGCACAATGATTTCAAAATCTACGGAATCACGAGAATCGGGGCGGATGTCCCTGAATCGGAGGATTCCTGA
- a CDS encoding nucleoside-diphosphate sugar epimerase/dehydratase, translating to MKKVELNYKLVTRRAFLVAYDIIAVCCCNFLSLLLRYEFQMDDIPGYFVNAVWEHLPVSIAITLALFYIFRLYHSLWAYAGVSEMQNIVVACFTSAALQGVTLLLFDRDVPKSYYFFNAFLLVAVTMMSRFAYRFAREKRRRRHNKKNGIAVMIVGAGDAGNTIIKEINSSYFSTMRIQAIIDDDPHKQGRFIQGIKVVGGRDKIVESAALYGIDEIIIAIPSAGRRTIKEIVEIAGQTNCKLRTLPGMYQLVNGEVDVSKLRDVDVEDLLGRDPIKVDLDSILGYVKDQTVLVTGGGGSIGSELCRQIASHKPKKLIVVDIYENNAYDIQQELKIKYPLLDMLVLIASVRNTKRMNRIFEDYHPDIVYHAAAHKHVPLMEVSPDEAIKNNVFGTWKTAQAAAMNGVKKFVMISTDKAVNPTNVMGASKRICEMIIQTFNKYYDTEFVAVRFGNVLGSNGSVIPLFRKQIEAGGPVTVTHPDIIRYFMTIPEAVSLVLQAGAYAKGGEIFILDMGEPVKILDLAKNLIRLSGYKVDDDIRIEFTGLRPGEKLYEELLMNEEGMKETDNKLIHIGKPIEFDERKFFVQLHELKTAVEEEKTDIRDMIREIVPTYTPKL from the coding sequence ATGAAAAAAGTAGAGCTGAACTATAAGTTGGTCACAAGAAGGGCGTTTCTCGTCGCCTATGATATTATCGCGGTGTGCTGTTGCAATTTTTTGTCGCTGCTTCTGAGATATGAGTTTCAGATGGATGATATTCCGGGGTATTTTGTCAATGCCGTCTGGGAGCATCTTCCCGTAAGTATTGCCATTACACTGGCGCTCTTCTATATTTTCCGGTTGTATCACAGTCTGTGGGCGTATGCGGGAGTGAGCGAGATGCAAAATATCGTCGTGGCCTGCTTTACCAGTGCGGCGCTGCAGGGAGTGACACTGCTTCTTTTCGACCGCGATGTGCCCAAAAGTTACTATTTTTTCAATGCCTTTTTGCTCGTGGCGGTTACGATGATGAGCCGGTTTGCGTATCGCTTCGCAAGGGAGAAGAGACGCAGGCGGCATAATAAAAAGAATGGAATTGCCGTGATGATTGTCGGCGCCGGTGATGCGGGCAATACGATCATCAAGGAGATCAATTCCAGTTATTTCAGTACAATGCGTATTCAGGCAATTATTGATGATGATCCGCACAAACAGGGCAGATTCATCCAGGGAATCAAGGTCGTGGGCGGTAGGGATAAGATCGTGGAGAGTGCGGCTCTGTACGGCATTGATGAGATCATTATTGCGATTCCTTCGGCGGGGCGCAGGACGATCAAGGAAATCGTAGAGATCGCTGGACAGACGAACTGTAAGCTGCGGACACTGCCGGGGATGTATCAGCTTGTCAATGGGGAAGTGGATGTGAGCAAGCTCCGGGATGTCGATGTGGAGGACCTGCTCGGCAGAGATCCGATCAAGGTTGACCTGGACTCTATTTTAGGGTATGTGAAAGATCAGACAGTGCTCGTCACAGGCGGCGGCGGCTCCATCGGCAGCGAGCTGTGCCGGCAGATCGCTTCCCATAAGCCGAAAAAGCTGATTGTCGTCGATATTTACGAAAACAATGCCTATGATATTCAGCAGGAATTAAAGATCAAATATCCACTGCTCGATATGCTCGTACTGATTGCGTCCGTGAGAAATACAAAGCGGATGAACAGAATCTTTGAGGACTACCACCCGGACATCGTCTACCACGCGGCGGCCCACAAACATGTGCCGCTGATGGAAGTGAGCCCGGATGAGGCGATCAAAAACAATGTATTTGGCACCTGGAAGACTGCGCAGGCGGCGGCCATGAACGGGGTGAAGAAATTCGTAATGATTTCCACGGATAAGGCGGTCAATCCCACGAATGTGATGGGCGCCTCCAAACGTATCTGTGAGATGATCATTCAGACGTTTAACAAATATTATGATACGGAATTTGTGGCGGTCCGGTTTGGCAATGTGCTCGGGAGCAATGGCAGCGTCATCCCGCTGTTTCGCAAGCAGATTGAGGCAGGGGGGCCGGTAACGGTGACGCATCCCGATATTATCCGCTATTTTATGACGATACCGGAGGCGGTATCACTCGTATTGCAGGCGGGCGCTTATGCCAAAGGCGGGGAGATCTTTATCCTTGACATGGGGGAACCGGTGAAAATACTCGATCTGGCGAAAAATCTGATCCGGCTTTCAGGTTACAAAGTGGATGATGACATCCGCATAGAATTTACCGGACTGCGGCCGGGAGAGAAGCTGTATGAGGAATTGCTGATGAATGAGGAAGGCATGAAAGAGACGGACAATAAGCTGATCCATATCGGAAAGCCGATCGAATTTGACGAGAGAAAATTTTTCGTACAGCTGCATGAACTGAAAACAGCAGTGGAAGAAGAAAAAACGGATATTCGGGATATGATCAGAGAGATCGTACCGACTTATACGCCAAAGTTATAG
- a CDS encoding aminotransferase class I/II-fold pyridoxal phosphate-dependent enzyme translates to MEKKRIYLASPTMHEWERKFVQEAFDTNWIAPVGPHVDAFEKEVSEYTGARYAAALSSGTAAIHLAIKLLGIGAGDIVFCSALTFSASCNPVRYENATPVFIDSEPDTWNMSPQALRRAFEKYPHPKAVICVHLYGTPAKMDEIMEICEEHHVPIIEDAAESLSATYKGKQTGTFGRFGIFSFNGNKIITTSGGGMLVSEDKEAIDRARFLATQARDAARHYQHSQIGYNYRMSNVDAGIGRGQMRSLDLHRRLKQKIYHTYREAFADIPQIAMNPLNPDGEANNWLSCMTVSKDCDVTPVRIMDALAKENIESRPIWKPMQLQPVYADCDFFSHKPQGEAGSISEDIFNYGLCLPSDIKNTEDDMDDIIRVVRGVFGKQ, encoded by the coding sequence ATGGAAAAGAAGAGAATTTATCTTGCGTCACCGACAATGCATGAGTGGGAGAGGAAGTTTGTGCAGGAGGCTTTTGACACGAACTGGATCGCGCCGGTGGGACCCCATGTGGATGCTTTTGAAAAAGAAGTGTCGGAATATACAGGCGCCAGGTATGCGGCGGCGCTTTCTTCAGGCACCGCGGCCATTCATCTGGCGATCAAACTACTGGGGATCGGAGCGGGGGATATTGTCTTTTGTTCCGCGCTCACATTTTCCGCAAGCTGTAACCCCGTCCGTTATGAAAATGCCACGCCGGTGTTTATCGATTCGGAACCGGACACGTGGAATATGTCTCCACAGGCGCTGCGGAGAGCGTTTGAGAAATACCCGCATCCGAAAGCGGTTATCTGTGTCCATCTCTATGGAACGCCTGCGAAGATGGATGAGATCATGGAGATCTGTGAGGAACATCACGTGCCGATCATTGAAGATGCCGCGGAGTCTCTTTCCGCTACTTATAAGGGAAAGCAGACAGGGACATTTGGCAGATTCGGTATCTTTTCGTTTAACGGCAATAAGATCATTACCACTTCCGGCGGCGGAATGCTCGTGTCGGAGGATAAGGAGGCGATTGACAGGGCGCGTTTCCTGGCCACACAGGCGCGGGATGCCGCCAGACATTATCAGCATTCCCAGATCGGCTATAATTACCGGATGAGCAATGTCGATGCGGGGATCGGCAGAGGACAGATGCGTTCCCTCGATCTGCACCGCAGACTAAAACAGAAAATTTATCATACGTACCGGGAGGCATTCGCTGATATTCCGCAGATTGCCATGAATCCGCTGAATCCTGACGGGGAGGCGAATAACTGGCTGTCGTGTATGACTGTCTCCAAAGACTGCGACGTCACGCCGGTCCGGATTATGGATGCGCTGGCTAAGGAGAACATCGAGTCCAGACCGATCTGGAAACCGATGCAGCTGCAGCCGGTCTATGCGGACTGTGACTTTTTCTCTCATAAGCCACAGGGAGAGGCGGGGAGCATCTCGGAGGACATTTTCAATTATGGTCTCTGTCTTCCGAGCGACATCAAGAACACGGAGGACGATATGGATGATATTATCCGCGTGGTCAGAGGCGTATTTGGCAAACAATGA
- a CDS encoding glycosyltransferase family 2 protein, whose protein sequence is MDRVSFVIPCYRSELTLERVVEEICRTMDGLRQYGYEIVLVNDCSPDHTLQVIHKLCEKHNNITGVSLARNFGQHAALMAGFRHVTGDIVICLDDDGQTPAEDAGRFLAEIEAGRDVVYARYSNKQHTAFRNFGSKVNEIMTRFMLGKPKELYISSYFAARRFVIDEVVRYENCYPYVIGLVLRTTKNIGNVEVAHRQREVGHSGYTMKALLGLWFNGFTAFSIQPLRFATMIGVLCAGSGFLYGIYTVVKRLINPDVPIGFSSLMSALVFIGGMIMLMLGLIGEYVGRIYISLNNSPQYVIREVIGQKSGPKGHENGI, encoded by the coding sequence ATGGATAGAGTCAGTTTTGTCATTCCCTGTTATCGCTCGGAGCTGACGCTGGAACGGGTCGTGGAGGAAATCTGCCGTACGATGGACGGACTGCGGCAGTATGGCTATGAGATCGTTCTTGTCAATGACTGCTCACCGGATCATACGTTGCAGGTGATTCATAAACTTTGTGAAAAACATAACAATATTACAGGCGTTTCCCTGGCCAGAAATTTCGGCCAGCACGCGGCGCTGATGGCCGGTTTCCGGCATGTGACCGGGGATATTGTCATCTGCCTCGACGATGACGGGCAGACGCCGGCGGAAGATGCCGGACGGTTTCTGGCTGAGATTGAAGCAGGGCGTGATGTCGTATATGCCCGGTATTCCAATAAACAGCACACGGCGTTCCGTAATTTTGGCAGCAAGGTCAATGAGATCATGACGCGCTTTATGCTCGGTAAGCCGAAAGAGCTTTACATCTCAAGTTATTTTGCCGCCAGACGGTTTGTGATCGACGAGGTAGTGCGCTATGAGAACTGTTATCCGTATGTGATCGGGCTTGTTCTGCGGACGACGAAAAACATCGGTAATGTGGAAGTTGCGCACAGGCAGAGGGAAGTCGGACATTCAGGATATACGATGAAAGCGCTGCTGGGACTGTGGTTTAACGGGTTTACGGCATTTTCGATCCAGCCTCTTCGTTTTGCGACGATGATCGGTGTGCTCTGCGCAGGCAGCGGGTTTTTATATGGTATTTATACGGTTGTCAAACGTCTGATTAATCCGGATGTACCGATCGGCTTCAGCTCTCTGATGTCGGCGCTTGTCTTTATCGGCGGCATGATCATGCTGATGCTGGGACTGATCGGTGAATATGTGGGCAGGATCTATATTAGTCTCAATAATTCTCCGCAGTATGTGATCCGGGAAGTGATCGGACAAAAGAGCGGACCAAAAGGACATGAGAATGGAATATAA
- a CDS encoding glycosyltransferase family 4 protein, protein MKKVLIVINFDEGLYNFRKELLEKLVASGHEVHVAVPTGEYTERLQAMGCIFHNTALNRRGTNPLQEISLLRAYRKILRQVQPDVTLTYTIKPNVYMGFLCGLMKIPYVTTITGLGTAVEGSGLLQRLTQLMYRVALRRARLVFFQNETNEKLFARWKIAPGRHKMLPGSGVNLQHFARQPFPEDSETVGFLFISRIMKEKGIEQLLDAAQEIRGRHPETRFRILGFLEEDYTGKERFERLQREGVIEFIGSVEDVIPYIRQSQCILHPSYYPEGMSNVCLEAAACGRAVITTDRAGCRETVLDGKSGFLIREKDSQDLIDKTERFLALSVEERKRLGENGRQYMEQRFDRNLVVERYLKAVERITNKRLGGNNE, encoded by the coding sequence ATGAAAAAAGTATTGATCGTCATCAACTTTGACGAGGGACTTTATAACTTCAGAAAAGAGCTGTTAGAAAAGCTTGTGGCGTCGGGCCATGAAGTGCATGTCGCCGTACCGACGGGGGAATATACGGAGCGGCTGCAGGCAATGGGCTGCATCTTTCATAATACGGCGCTCAACCGCCGGGGGACGAATCCGCTGCAGGAGATCAGTCTGCTGCGTGCCTATCGGAAAATTCTCCGGCAGGTACAGCCGGACGTGACGCTGACGTATACGATCAAGCCCAATGTCTATATGGGATTCTTATGTGGGCTCATGAAGATACCATATGTGACAACGATTACCGGTCTTGGTACGGCAGTGGAGGGAAGTGGCCTGTTGCAGCGTCTGACGCAGCTGATGTACCGGGTGGCGCTGCGGCGGGCGAGGCTTGTCTTTTTTCAGAATGAGACAAACGAAAAATTGTTTGCGAGATGGAAGATAGCACCCGGAAGGCATAAAATGCTGCCCGGCTCCGGTGTCAATCTGCAGCATTTTGCGAGACAGCCGTTTCCGGAGGACAGCGAGACGGTTGGATTTCTGTTCATCTCCCGTATCATGAAAGAGAAGGGCATTGAACAATTACTGGATGCGGCGCAGGAAATACGCGGGCGTCATCCGGAGACGAGATTCCGGATTCTCGGGTTCCTGGAAGAGGACTATACCGGAAAAGAGCGGTTTGAACGGCTGCAAAGAGAAGGGGTGATCGAATTTATCGGCAGCGTGGAGGATGTCATTCCTTATATCCGGCAGAGTCAGTGTATCCTTCACCCGTCTTATTATCCGGAAGGGATGTCAAATGTCTGTCTGGAGGCGGCGGCCTGCGGACGGGCAGTGATTACCACAGACCGGGCAGGGTGCAGAGAAACGGTTCTGGACGGAAAGAGCGGTTTTCTCATCCGGGAAAAAGACAGCCAGGATCTGATCGACAAGACAGAGCGGTTTCTCGCGCTCTCTGTGGAGGAGAGAAAGAGACTGGGAGAAAACGGCAGACAATATATGGAACAGCGGTTCGACCGTAATCTGGTGGTTGAACGTTATCTGAAGGCGGTCGAGCGGATCACAAATAAGAGACTTGGAGGAAATAACGAATGA
- a CDS encoding sugar transferase, translating into MYRSVIKRLFDIVLSGAALLILSPVFLIVAVLVRMRLGSPVIFHQERPGYGERIFTLCKFRTMTDEKDENGELLPDYQRLTAFGSFLRRTSLDELPELWNIFKGDMSIIGPRPLLVGYLPYYTERERLRHTVRPGLTGLAQVSGRNFIAWDDRLAKDVEYVEHLTFLTDLNILWKTVMVVLKKEDVAVETDSVEGYLWDEREKQR; encoded by the coding sequence ATGTACCGGTCGGTAATAAAAAGATTGTTTGATATTGTATTGTCGGGGGCTGCGCTGCTCATCTTAAGTCCGGTCTTTCTGATTGTGGCGGTGCTTGTGCGCATGCGTCTGGGCAGTCCGGTCATCTTTCATCAGGAGCGTCCCGGCTATGGGGAGCGGATATTCACACTCTGCAAATTCCGCACGATGACCGATGAAAAAGACGAAAACGGAGAACTGCTTCCGGATTATCAGAGGCTGACTGCCTTCGGTTCTTTTCTGCGCCGGACCAGTCTCGATGAACTGCCGGAGCTGTGGAACATATTTAAGGGTGATATGAGCATTATCGGGCCGCGCCCGCTGCTCGTCGGCTATCTGCCTTATTATACGGAACGGGAACGGCTGCGGCATACGGTAAGACCGGGCCTGACCGGGCTGGCACAGGTGAGCGGACGCAACTTTATCGCCTGGGACGACCGTCTGGCGAAAGATGTGGAATATGTGGAGCATCTGACATTTCTGACGGATTTGAACATATTGTGGAAAACGGTCATGGTCGTGCTGAAAAAAGAGGACGTGGCCGTGGAGACGGATTCTGTGGAAGGGTATCTGTGGGACGAACGGGAAAAGCAGAGGTGA
- a CDS encoding pyridoxal-dependent decarboxylase, with the protein MRYDYLETPCYVIDKRGLEEGIALLKTALETNWNNYIVGYSFKTNALPWALVQMKKAGFYAEVVSGDEYELAKRLGFAHIIYNGPVKEKASFLEALKEGTIVNLDAGRELDWLEESGLREVTVGLRVNFDLESVCPGETSSGADGGRFGFSYETGALAAAIGRLQRMGVKLSGLHLHASSRTRSVNIYRALARMACRLKREYDLRPDYIDIGGGYFGGMDNRPKFPDYMRAVREELQVEFAPEETMLIVEPGTSLITPPIEYVTSVVDCKDTHAGRFAVTDGSRSDIDPLHGKSSYFHNIYYQGMAEDREIMERQVVCGFTCMENDRLFTIEEKPALQAGDRIIYQKVGGYTMCLTPLFIRYFPAVYVMEEEGTLICVRERWTAGEYVQKSYYED; encoded by the coding sequence ATGAGATACGACTATTTGGAGACGCCCTGTTATGTCATCGACAAGCGGGGACTGGAAGAGGGCATTGCGCTGTTAAAGACGGCGCTGGAGACAAACTGGAACAATTATATCGTCGGCTATTCGTTCAAAACAAACGCGCTGCCCTGGGCGCTTGTGCAGATGAAAAAGGCGGGATTTTATGCGGAGGTCGTATCCGGAGATGAATATGAGCTGGCGAAGCGGCTGGGATTTGCCCATATTATTTATAATGGGCCGGTGAAGGAGAAAGCCTCTTTTCTGGAAGCATTAAAAGAGGGCACAATTGTCAATCTGGACGCCGGGCGTGAACTGGACTGGCTGGAGGAATCAGGCCTGCGGGAGGTGACGGTAGGCTTGCGGGTCAACTTTGATCTGGAGTCTGTGTGCCCGGGAGAGACATCTTCCGGGGCGGATGGCGGCAGATTCGGCTTCTCTTACGAGACGGGAGCGCTGGCGGCGGCAATCGGGCGGCTGCAGCGGATGGGCGTAAAGCTGTCAGGGCTGCACCTTCATGCGAGTTCGAGAACGAGAAGCGTCAATATTTACAGGGCATTGGCCAGGATGGCCTGCAGACTGAAACGGGAATACGATCTGCGGCCGGATTATATCGATATTGGCGGCGGTTATTTCGGAGGGATGGATAACAGACCAAAATTTCCGGATTATATGCGGGCAGTCCGGGAAGAATTGCAGGTGGAGTTTGCGCCGGAGGAGACAATGCTGATCGTGGAGCCGGGTACGTCGCTGATCACACCGCCAATCGAGTATGTGACAAGTGTTGTCGACTGTAAGGATACGCATGCGGGACGTTTCGCAGTCACGGACGGCAGCCGGAGCGACATCGATCCGCTGCATGGGAAGAGCTCTTATTTTCATAACATATATTATCAGGGAATGGCAGAAGACAGAGAGATTATGGAGCGGCAGGTCGTTTGCGGGTTTACCTGTATGGAGAATGACCGACTGTTTACGATAGAGGAAAAACCGGCGCTTCAGGCCGGAGACCGGATCATCTACCAGAAAGTGGGCGGATATACGATGTGTCTGACGCCGCTGTTTATCCGCTATTTCCCGGCGGTCTATGTCATGGAAGAAGAGGGAACGCTGATATGTGTCCGCGAACGGTGGACAGCTGGGGAATATGTGCAGAAGAGTTATTATGAAGATTGA